A part of Thiomicrorhabdus sediminis genomic DNA contains:
- a CDS encoding methyl-accepting chemotaxis protein — MSNNNKFNSIRFKSSIPTVALAITMVIVLIVAYSMLKMQEQAIKLQAEKFLQAVSLTLNADRDLYQAKVAELNLLSGYGSAEKNEASRIENAQQVFDRYAKYAENMKDYPDVLAQSTSFRADFDAWKSQSDKVVAAMANATQNDIMALRKDGDKKFSALRDNLDKAGEAALAKSEQVQQQLNAQILLFKQVAVVVLGLILIIALAIGYIIPRNISRQLQKTINTANAIANGDLSNKIEVNSNDETGQLLHSMQRMQDNIQSLLQDSNKMSAKHNDGDIDVRIDEANFQGDFAKMAHAINSMVAEHVNMNRKAMAVFKAFGSGDFGADMEKLPGKKAFINDSIETVRDNLQAITADTSMLVAAVANGELDKTADASKFQGDWKVMIEGINQILSGIVQPLNEAISVLKEVEQGNLTRTVEGDYQGDLRDFKQAVNNTVIKLSSVISETMEVSQTVSQGAYEVAQGSMDLSKRVQEQASALEQTSATMEQMSASVRNNAEHAKEASQVVRAVQEKSNTGSTVMDQTIIAMNAIQESSHKISDIVTLIDGIAFQTNLLALNAAVEAARAGEHGRGFAVVAGEVRSLSQKSADAAKEINNLISESVTRIDQGTKLASESSEVLSGIKDAIDEVVEVVEQIAQASSQQMNGIGQVHKAISQMDGVTQQNAAQVEQTAAAADSMSQQAETLDRNMAFFQINRTSVGSMKPAALMIGTNAVSDHSDEDEKEY, encoded by the coding sequence ATGTCAAACAATAATAAATTCAACAGTATTCGTTTTAAAAGTTCCATTCCTACCGTCGCGCTGGCAATCACAATGGTGATTGTTTTGATTGTCGCTTATTCGATGCTCAAGATGCAGGAGCAGGCCATCAAACTTCAGGCCGAGAAGTTTTTGCAAGCGGTTTCCTTAACCCTGAATGCGGATAGGGACCTGTATCAAGCCAAGGTAGCCGAACTTAATCTATTGTCCGGCTATGGTTCGGCTGAAAAAAACGAAGCTTCACGTATTGAAAACGCCCAACAGGTTTTTGACCGTTACGCCAAATACGCCGAAAACATGAAAGATTATCCCGATGTGTTGGCGCAAAGCACAAGTTTCAGGGCGGATTTCGATGCCTGGAAAAGTCAGTCCGATAAAGTGGTGGCGGCAATGGCTAACGCCACGCAGAATGACATTATGGCGCTGAGAAAAGATGGTGATAAGAAATTCTCCGCACTGCGTGATAATTTGGATAAAGCCGGAGAGGCGGCGCTGGCAAAATCCGAACAAGTCCAGCAACAACTGAATGCGCAAATTTTATTATTTAAGCAAGTTGCCGTTGTCGTCTTGGGATTGATTCTGATTATTGCGCTAGCGATCGGTTATATCATTCCTCGTAATATTTCCAGACAGTTGCAAAAAACCATTAACACGGCAAATGCGATTGCTAACGGTGACTTATCAAATAAAATTGAAGTCAATTCTAACGATGAAACCGGTCAATTACTGCATTCTATGCAGCGTATGCAAGACAATATCCAGTCGCTATTGCAGGACAGCAACAAGATGTCAGCCAAGCATAATGACGGCGATATTGACGTGCGCATCGATGAAGCTAACTTCCAAGGTGATTTTGCCAAGATGGCCCATGCCATTAACAGTATGGTGGCCGAACATGTCAATATGAACCGAAAGGCGATGGCGGTTTTCAAAGCATTCGGCAGCGGTGATTTCGGTGCTGATATGGAAAAACTGCCCGGCAAAAAAGCCTTTATCAATGACAGTATTGAAACCGTGCGTGACAATTTACAAGCGATTACCGCCGATACCAGTATGCTGGTTGCAGCGGTTGCTAATGGTGAATTGGATAAAACGGCCGATGCGAGCAAGTTTCAAGGTGACTGGAAAGTGATGATTGAAGGCATCAATCAGATTCTGTCCGGTATCGTGCAGCCATTGAATGAGGCCATCAGCGTATTAAAAGAAGTTGAGCAGGGTAATCTTACCCGGACGGTAGAGGGAGATTATCAGGGTGATTTACGCGACTTTAAACAGGCGGTAAACAATACCGTGATTAAGCTGTCATCGGTAATCAGTGAGACCATGGAGGTTTCGCAAACCGTTTCTCAGGGGGCTTATGAAGTGGCGCAAGGTTCGATGGATTTAAGCAAACGTGTTCAGGAGCAGGCTTCAGCATTGGAACAGACCTCGGCAACGATGGAACAGATGTCGGCCAGTGTAAGAAATAATGCCGAGCATGCCAAAGAAGCTTCTCAAGTGGTGCGTGCCGTGCAAGAGAAATCGAATACCGGTTCAACGGTTATGGATCAGACGATTATTGCGATGAACGCGATTCAGGAATCGAGCCATAAGATTTCAGATATTGTCACCTTGATTGACGGCATTGCTTTTCAGACCAACTTGTTAGCGCTCAATGCGGCGGTGGAAGCGGCTCGTGCCGGGGAGCATGGTCGCGGTTTTGCGGTGGTCGCCGGTGAGGTGCGTTCTTTATCTCAAAAATCCGCCGATGCGGCCAAAGAGATTAACAACCTGATTAGCGAAAGTGTTACCCGTATCGATCAGGGAACCAAGTTGGCTTCTGAGTCGAGCGAAGTGTTGAGTGGTATTAAGGATGCGATTGATGAAGTGGTCGAGGTGGTGGAACAGATTGCCCAAGCCTCTTCACAGCAGATGAATGGTATCGGCCAAGTTCATAAGGCGATTAGCCAAATGGATGGCGTGACCCAGCAAAATGCCGCTCAGGTTGAACAGACCGCTGCGGCGGCCGACAGCATGAGCCAGCAAGCGGAAACTCTGGACAGAAATATGGCGTTTTTCCAAATCAATCGCACTTCAGTCGGATCGATGAAACCGGCTGCTTTAATGATTGGAACCAATGCCGTCAGCGATCATAGTGATGAGGATGAAAAAGAGTATTAA
- a CDS encoding DEAD/DEAH box helicase: MKFNDLGLNAHITKAIDNAGYTTPTPIQQQAIPAVLQGKDVMAAAQTGTGKTAAFTLPLLEKLSQGRKAKSNQARALILTPTRELALQVSESVETYGKELLLSSTVVYGGVKINPQMQRLHKGVDILVATPGRLLDLYQQNAIGFDELEILVLDEADRMLDMGFIRDIKKIIALLPKKRQNLLFSATFSDDIRALAKALVHQPVEISVTPENSTAETVKQKIYPVDKAQKTALLIKLIQDHAWYQVLVFARTKHGANRLATQLGKHKIKAAAIHGNKSQNARIRALNEFKDNQLQVLVATDIAARGIDIDLLPHVVNFDLPHVSEDYVHRIGRTGRAGEKGEAISLVCAEEHKELVGIENLINQILPREIVAGFEPKNPLGESKLGIKKKKPKKPKKKKPWQDSAATNEQKTSPKKKRPANNSRNLQTSDVKPGKPRSNKPTNKNATKPNNSSNQRQPVNRKKPNIDQGK; encoded by the coding sequence ATGAAATTTAACGACCTTGGCTTAAACGCCCATATTACCAAAGCGATTGACAACGCAGGTTACACAACCCCGACACCCATTCAGCAGCAGGCGATTCCTGCGGTCCTGCAAGGTAAGGATGTCATGGCGGCGGCACAGACCGGAACCGGAAAAACCGCCGCGTTCACCCTGCCGTTATTGGAAAAGTTAAGCCAAGGTCGTAAAGCCAAATCCAACCAGGCAAGAGCCTTGATTTTGACGCCGACCCGAGAACTGGCATTGCAAGTCAGCGAAAGTGTCGAAACCTACGGCAAAGAACTGCTTCTTAGCTCAACCGTGGTCTATGGAGGCGTTAAAATCAATCCGCAAATGCAGCGCTTGCATAAAGGTGTTGATATCCTTGTGGCAACACCGGGGCGCTTATTGGACCTTTACCAGCAAAACGCCATCGGTTTCGATGAATTGGAAATTCTGGTGCTTGATGAAGCTGACCGAATGCTTGATATGGGCTTTATACGCGACATCAAAAAAATAATCGCGCTATTACCGAAAAAACGCCAGAACCTGCTTTTTTCAGCGACCTTTTCCGATGATATCCGCGCCTTGGCAAAAGCACTGGTGCATCAACCGGTAGAGATTTCCGTGACCCCGGAAAACTCAACTGCGGAAACCGTTAAGCAGAAAATCTATCCTGTCGATAAGGCACAGAAAACAGCCTTATTGATCAAGCTGATTCAAGACCATGCCTGGTATCAGGTTTTGGTCTTTGCGCGCACCAAGCACGGCGCTAACCGTCTCGCTACACAACTGGGCAAACACAAAATCAAAGCCGCGGCGATTCACGGCAACAAAAGCCAGAATGCCCGTATCAGAGCCTTGAACGAATTCAAAGACAATCAACTGCAGGTATTGGTGGCGACCGATATCGCCGCGCGCGGCATCGATATCGACCTGTTACCTCATGTGGTCAACTTTGATTTACCCCATGTATCGGAAGATTATGTGCACCGTATCGGTAGAACCGGTCGCGCCGGTGAAAAAGGTGAAGCCATCTCGCTTGTCTGCGCCGAAGAGCATAAAGAGCTGGTCGGTATTGAAAACCTGATTAACCAGATATTGCCTAGAGAAATCGTTGCCGGGTTTGAACCGAAAAACCCATTGGGCGAATCCAAACTGGGTATAAAAAAGAAAAAACCGAAAAAGCCAAAAAAGAAAAAACCGTGGCAAGATTCTGCTGCGACCAATGAGCAGAAAACGTCACCCAAAAAGAAAAGACCGGCAAACAACAGTCGTAACCTTCAAACCTCTGATGTCAAACCCGGCAAGCCGCGTAGCAACAAACCGACAAATAAAAACGCTACTAAACCGAACAATTCGTCAAACCAACGCCAGCCTGTCAATCGAAAAAAGCCAAATATCGATCAGGGTAAATAA
- a CDS encoding GGDEF domain-containing protein → MTISSLYTNIMTSGLALDTNDPNYRRIRIINFILYLSVIINALLIKPNLDDGQTIYPISSAIVVIVGSIAIWLLRRGIQHFKLVAHTSLFVIYIILFPALFEGGIANSGFVWYFLLPLFSVFLLGMKPGMFWIGLMFLTETAGLIFLDPQSLPYRKEFLFYHMLSLAVGTIFISYMQSITEQYEKAWQAQNEILHKMSITDPLTQLHNRRHIDEQLALHIEKAKRYQRHLSLVLLDVDNFKMINDTFGHHTGDQVLIKVAQTLKNTLRKVDFIGRWGGEEFIIICDSCNPEEAANLVEKVRTALENTDFGIGMPVTASFGITSMCNQPSIHAIINRVDKALYQAKAQGKNTIIIN, encoded by the coding sequence ATGACGATTTCCAGCCTTTACACCAATATCATGACATCCGGCCTGGCACTGGATACCAATGACCCGAACTACAGACGCATTCGCATCATCAATTTCATTCTCTATTTGAGTGTGATTATCAATGCATTGTTAATCAAACCGAACCTGGACGATGGTCAGACGATCTATCCGATCAGCAGTGCCATCGTGGTGATAGTCGGCAGCATCGCCATTTGGCTATTACGCCGCGGTATACAACATTTTAAATTGGTCGCTCATACCTCTTTGTTTGTCATCTATATCATTCTGTTTCCGGCATTGTTCGAAGGAGGCATCGCCAATTCGGGCTTTGTCTGGTATTTTTTACTGCCTCTTTTCTCGGTTTTTCTGCTGGGTATGAAGCCTGGCATGTTCTGGATTGGCTTGATGTTTCTCACCGAAACCGCCGGTTTGATTTTTCTTGACCCGCAAAGCCTGCCCTATCGCAAAGAATTCCTTTTCTACCATATGCTTTCTCTTGCGGTCGGAACTATCTTCATCAGCTATATGCAGTCGATTACCGAGCAGTATGAAAAAGCCTGGCAAGCGCAAAACGAGATACTGCATAAGATGTCGATTACCGACCCCTTGACCCAACTGCATAACCGTCGTCATATCGATGAACAGCTTGCCTTGCATATCGAAAAGGCCAAACGTTACCAACGTCATCTGTCATTGGTACTGCTTGATGTTGATAATTTTAAAATGATTAATGACACCTTTGGTCATCATACCGGTGATCAGGTTTTAATTAAGGTCGCGCAAACCCTCAAGAATACCTTACGAAAGGTCGATTTTATCGGCCGCTGGGGTGGCGAGGAATTCATTATTATCTGCGACAGTTGCAACCCGGAAGAAGCCGCCAATCTGGTCGAAAAAGTGAGAACCGCTTTGGAAAATACCGATTTCGGTATCGGCATGCCGGTGACCGCCAGCTTCGGTATTACCTCAATGTGTAACCAACCATCAATTCACGCCATTATCAACCGCGTTGACAAGGCGCTCTATCAAGCCAAGGCACAAGGTAAAAATACCATTATCATTAACTGA
- a CDS encoding GNAT family N-acetyltransferase translates to MEIRQGNLDDQAVIKLIDEHIAEMYAVTDPQSVHSLDANQLKAPGVTFFSGWLDNELMGFAAIKQLDATHAELKSMRTVSKARKLGIGSQMLEHLLAFAKQQGFNRISIETGVEEHFLAARKLYEKYGFEYCAPFANYAADPNCKFMTLAI, encoded by the coding sequence ATGGAAATAAGACAGGGTAATCTCGATGACCAAGCGGTCATCAAGTTAATTGACGAACATATTGCGGAAATGTATGCGGTCACCGATCCGCAAAGTGTCCACTCACTGGATGCGAATCAACTCAAAGCGCCTGGCGTCACTTTCTTTAGCGGTTGGCTTGATAATGAGTTAATGGGGTTTGCGGCGATCAAGCAGTTGGACGCGACCCATGCCGAGTTGAAATCGATGCGAACTGTGTCCAAGGCGCGTAAGCTAGGCATAGGTTCGCAAATGTTGGAGCACTTGTTGGCTTTTGCCAAACAGCAGGGATTTAACCGTATCAGTATTGAAACCGGAGTGGAGGAGCATTTTCTGGCTGCCCGCAAGCTTTATGAAAAGTACGGTTTCGAGTATTGTGCGCCTTTTGCGAACTATGCAGCGGACCCTAATTGTAAATTTATGACACTTGCTATTTAA
- a CDS encoding YaiI/YqxD family protein codes for MAQTIWVDADACPVVIKEILFKAAQRTKVPLILVANHFMRVPALANIQFRQVESGFDIADNWIVQHCQPDDLVITADIPLASEVIDKKALALNPRGELYTTSNIKQRLNMRDFMETMRSSGIQTGGPDAFSQKDRQAFANQLDRWLVKAVVK; via the coding sequence ATGGCGCAAACCATCTGGGTCGATGCTGACGCCTGTCCGGTCGTGATTAAAGAGATTCTCTTTAAGGCGGCGCAACGCACCAAGGTACCGTTGATTTTGGTTGCCAATCATTTTATGCGCGTGCCGGCTTTGGCAAATATTCAGTTTCGCCAAGTCGAGTCGGGGTTCGATATTGCCGATAACTGGATCGTCCAGCATTGTCAGCCCGATGATCTGGTGATTACCGCCGATATTCCTCTCGCTTCTGAGGTGATCGATAAGAAGGCCTTGGCTTTGAATCCTAGAGGTGAGCTGTACACCACCAGCAATATCAAACAACGTTTGAATATGCGCGATTTTATGGAAACCATGCGTTCCAGTGGCATTCAAACCGGTGGGCCGGATGCGTTTTCGCAAAAAGACCGCCAAGCCTTTGCTAATCAGCTAGATCGTTGGTTGGTGAAAGCCGTGGTGAAATAA
- a CDS encoding DUF938 domain-containing protein, with product MHRNKPFASSSEENKQVILEAIRPYLLTRQQVLEIASGTGQHAVFFAQQLPQLIWQTSELPACHPGIRQWIEDSGLSNVLDPIALDVSQNQWPKTHYDALFSANSFHIMSEANVADFFARVSQVLTDKALLMIYGPFNYHGRYTSDSNANFDHWLKQRNPLSGIKDFEWCQQLAENSGLSMLEDITMPQNNRILVWQKDSKPNQQVKNRT from the coding sequence ATGCACCGCAACAAACCGTTCGCCAGCTCCAGTGAAGAAAACAAACAGGTCATTTTAGAAGCCATCCGCCCTTATCTGCTGACACGACAACAGGTGTTGGAGATCGCCAGCGGTACCGGACAACATGCGGTGTTTTTTGCCCAACAATTGCCGCAGCTTATTTGGCAAACCTCGGAATTACCGGCTTGTCACCCTGGCATCAGACAATGGATTGAAGACAGTGGCCTTAGCAACGTGCTTGACCCGATTGCGCTTGATGTCTCACAAAACCAATGGCCAAAAACGCACTATGACGCCCTTTTCAGTGCGAACAGTTTTCATATTATGAGTGAAGCCAATGTAGCCGATTTTTTTGCCAGGGTATCTCAGGTATTAACAGACAAGGCATTGCTGATGATTTACGGACCGTTTAATTACCATGGCCGCTATACCAGTGACAGCAACGCTAATTTCGATCACTGGCTCAAACAACGAAACCCGCTCAGCGGCATTAAGGATTTTGAATGGTGTCAGCAACTCGCCGAAAATTCGGGTTTATCAATGCTAGAGGATATCACGATGCCGCAAAACAACCGTATCCTTGTCTGGCAAAAAGACAGCAAACCTAATCAACAGGTTAAAAACCGGACATAA
- a CDS encoding DODA-type extradiol aromatic ring-opening family dioxygenase: protein MSNKQICFISHGGGPLPLLQPKNNQQMIDTLLQIRKLLTRPKAILVISAHWEASRPTITAGKNPQLIYDYSGFPDAAYHIEYPCRGEPQLAQALYKALNRAGLNPVLDEARGFDHGLYVPLKILYPDADIPCVQLSLLDSLNAQKHIALGEVLAGLDFENLLIIGSGFSFHNMRAFFSDEGDKERQYNIDFENWLVQTLSDMAITEDERRLRLTDWLKVSPAARYNHPREEHLLPLHVCYGAAQSACDKFYRLQILTKQTSMYVWYQ from the coding sequence ATGTCAAATAAACAGATCTGTTTTATCTCGCATGGCGGTGGACCTTTGCCTTTATTGCAGCCTAAAAACAATCAACAGATGATTGATACCTTGCTGCAAATACGCAAACTCTTAACAAGACCTAAAGCGATACTGGTTATCAGTGCCCACTGGGAAGCAAGTAGGCCGACCATTACCGCAGGCAAAAACCCGCAGTTAATTTATGATTATTCCGGTTTTCCTGATGCGGCTTATCATATTGAGTATCCTTGCCGAGGGGAACCACAGCTGGCTCAAGCGCTCTATAAGGCTTTAAACCGTGCCGGTTTAAACCCGGTTTTGGATGAGGCTCGCGGTTTTGACCATGGCTTATATGTGCCCTTGAAAATACTCTATCCAGATGCCGATATTCCCTGTGTTCAGCTTTCTTTGCTGGATAGCCTCAATGCACAAAAGCATATCGCTTTGGGTGAGGTGTTGGCTGGGCTCGACTTTGAAAATCTGTTGATTATCGGTTCAGGCTTCAGTTTTCATAATATGCGTGCGTTTTTTAGTGATGAAGGCGACAAGGAACGCCAATACAATATCGATTTTGAAAATTGGCTAGTGCAAACCCTTAGTGACATGGCAATTACTGAAGATGAGCGTCGTTTGCGATTGACGGACTGGTTGAAGGTATCGCCGGCTGCACGCTATAACCATCCGCGAGAAGAACATCTATTGCCGTTGCATGTCTGCTATGGCGCGGCACAATCTGCTTGTGACAAGTTTTATCGTTTGCAGATTTTGACCAAACAAACCAGTATGTATGTCTGGTATCAATAG
- a CDS encoding dUTP diphosphatase, with protein sequence MQSPTNNQATAIAEMLAMQNALNEMTNGKDWRAGVTSLGKPIDWQRCIYMETAELIDSYPWKHWKSVDAQTDMENVRVELVDIWHFLLSLAMEKLSDEQALQVLHDALEKVHKSALPENLSNPEQVDVHEQLMRLALLRDARSISYIGDLGCAFFASCQAVSLQFSEMYRIYMAKNVLNKFRQDHGYKEGVYIKLWNGKEDNVVMFELMETLQEFSGDNLYKELKQAYNQMVG encoded by the coding sequence ATGCAATCGCCAACAAACAATCAAGCCACTGCCATAGCAGAAATGCTTGCCATGCAAAATGCCTTAAACGAGATGACCAACGGTAAAGACTGGCGTGCCGGGGTGACATCGCTTGGCAAACCGATTGATTGGCAACGCTGTATCTATATGGAAACCGCTGAATTGATCGACAGTTACCCGTGGAAGCACTGGAAAAGTGTCGATGCACAAACCGATATGGAAAATGTACGTGTCGAATTGGTCGATATCTGGCACTTTTTATTGAGCTTGGCAATGGAAAAATTATCGGATGAGCAGGCTTTGCAAGTTTTGCATGACGCTTTAGAAAAAGTGCACAAATCAGCTTTGCCAGAGAATCTGTCCAATCCAGAGCAGGTTGATGTTCACGAGCAGTTGATGCGTTTGGCCTTGTTGCGGGATGCGCGGTCAATCTCTTATATCGGTGATCTGGGCTGTGCATTTTTTGCATCTTGCCAAGCGGTTTCATTGCAGTTTTCCGAGATGTATCGTATCTATATGGCAAAAAATGTACTCAATAAATTCCGTCAGGATCACGGCTATAAAGAGGGCGTTTATATCAAGTTATGGAACGGCAAAGAAGACAATGTCGTCATGTTCGAACTGATGGAAACCCTGCAGGAGTTTTCCGGTGATAATCTCTATAAAGAGTTGAAACAGGCATATAATCAAATGGTTGGTTAG
- a CDS encoding PQQ-dependent sugar dehydrogenase, translating into MRCLDWLENHPRSLRSSAKFFFICVFSFYFSHSFAQSQLNNQKRTSDPAGLTQIKSGLGIIWAMDFINADYLVFTERNGAAGVLNINNGQVDWLDNLPQVYGYGQGGLLDVKTAPDFAQSRWLYFTYAKPFADNARTTLARARLEFVDERFRLADWQDLLISDSLTDSDIHFGSRIAFDGDGHVFFSIGDRGQRANAQNLQNHAGKVLRLTMDGRVPTDNPFAGLNNVKPEIWSYGHRNPQGLFFDSRRVRLWEMEHGPRGGDEINLIVKGGNYGWPVVSQGREYFSGAPVGEPHKAGMIEPVKVYIPSIAPSDLLVYQGERFVQWRGSLFSGALKLQHLNQVVLDEQLRPLLEKRHFESLKQRIRAIAEDDSGRLYIATDNGNIYQWSND; encoded by the coding sequence ATGCGTTGTCTTGATTGGTTGGAAAATCATCCGCGTTCGCTACGAAGCAGTGCTAAGTTTTTCTTTATCTGCGTCTTCAGTTTTTACTTTTCGCATAGTTTTGCGCAAAGTCAGCTCAATAATCAAAAGCGCACTAGTGATCCTGCTGGACTGACACAAATCAAATCAGGTCTAGGGATCATCTGGGCAATGGATTTTATCAACGCTGATTATCTTGTCTTTACCGAACGAAATGGCGCAGCCGGGGTTCTCAATATCAATAATGGGCAAGTTGATTGGTTGGATAATTTGCCACAAGTTTATGGCTATGGTCAGGGGGGCTTATTGGATGTTAAAACCGCTCCTGATTTTGCTCAGTCTCGTTGGTTGTATTTCACCTATGCCAAACCCTTTGCCGACAATGCCAGAACCACCTTGGCAAGAGCGCGGCTTGAGTTTGTGGATGAACGTTTTCGACTCGCCGATTGGCAGGATCTGCTGATCAGTGATTCCTTAACCGACAGTGATATTCATTTTGGCAGCCGAATTGCCTTTGATGGTGACGGTCATGTGTTTTTTTCCATCGGTGACAGAGGGCAAAGAGCCAATGCGCAGAATTTGCAAAATCATGCCGGTAAGGTGTTAAGGCTGACGATGGATGGTCGTGTTCCTACCGATAACCCTTTTGCCGGCCTGAATAATGTCAAACCGGAAATATGGAGTTATGGGCATCGTAATCCGCAAGGGCTGTTTTTCGATAGCCGGCGCGTGCGTTTATGGGAAATGGAGCATGGGCCAAGAGGTGGAGATGAAATCAATTTGATTGTCAAAGGCGGCAACTATGGTTGGCCCGTTGTTTCGCAGGGGCGTGAGTACTTTAGTGGTGCGCCGGTTGGCGAGCCTCATAAGGCCGGCATGATAGAGCCGGTTAAGGTTTATATTCCGTCGATAGCGCCGAGTGATTTATTGGTTTATCAGGGCGAGCGGTTTGTCCAATGGCGGGGTAGCCTTTTTAGCGGGGCTTTAAAATTACAACATCTCAATCAGGTTGTGCTAGATGAGCAGCTCAGACCTCTGCTTGAAAAAAGACATTTTGAATCACTCAAACAGCGTATTCGCGCAATTGCCGAAGATGATTCGGGCAGACTCTATATCGCCACAGATAACGGCAATATTTATCAGTGGTCGAATGACTGA
- a CDS encoding LysE family translocator: MTTATILAVFTTMLILALIPGPATLVTVSRTVTGGVKHGTATVFGTVVGDLFYLTLALWGLTTLSQVLGNLFVIIQYIGAVYLFYLGLTLVYYKQRLSKHPQGIEPAPKSIFSSIATGTMITLGNPKAIVFYVSFFPALIDLNSVTLSDMAILYVINLFSIGGVLMVYVLVAQKTKNALKESPAKDIIRSGSGVLLIVTSGYIGANS; this comes from the coding sequence ATGACAACAGCAACAATCTTGGCAGTATTTACCACTATGTTGATTTTGGCCCTGATCCCGGGACCGGCAACCTTGGTGACCGTATCACGCACCGTAACAGGGGGTGTCAAACATGGAACCGCTACCGTATTTGGCACCGTAGTAGGCGACCTGTTTTATCTGACTTTGGCTTTGTGGGGACTGACCACCTTGTCGCAAGTGCTGGGCAACCTATTTGTGATAATTCAGTATATCGGTGCCGTTTATCTGTTCTATTTAGGTCTGACACTGGTCTACTATAAACAGCGTTTAAGCAAGCATCCGCAAGGTATTGAGCCGGCACCAAAAAGTATCTTTTCAAGTATCGCTACCGGCACCATGATTACCTTGGGTAACCCAAAAGCGATCGTGTTTTATGTCAGCTTCTTTCCGGCTTTGATCGATTTAAACTCGGTGACTTTGAGTGACATGGCGATCTTGTATGTCATCAACCTGTTTTCGATCGGCGGAGTCTTAATGGTATATGTTTTAGTGGCACAAAAAACCAAGAATGCCCTGAAGGAATCTCCTGCCAAGGATATTATCCGTAGCGGTTCCGGCGTACTGTTAATCGTCACCAGCGGTTATATCGGCGCTAACAGTTAA